The Bos mutus isolate GX-2022 chromosome 7, NWIPB_WYAK_1.1, whole genome shotgun sequence genome window below encodes:
- the OR6F1 gene encoding olfactory receptor 6F1, with protein sequence MNTHNETLPQDFLLLGFPGSQILQLSLFMLFLVMYILTVGGNVAILILVSTSHQLHTPMYFFLSNLSFLEIWYTTAAVPKALAILLGKSQSISFTSCLLQMYLVFSLGCTEYFLLAAMAYDRYLAICYPLHYGTIMNSLLSMQLALGSWVCGFLAIAVPTALISSLTFCGPHTINHFFCDIAPWIALACTSTRPVELVSFVIAFVVILSSCLITLVSYVYIISTIFRIPSAQGRSKAFSTCSSHLTVVLIWYGSTIFLHVRTSIKEALNLTKAVHVLNTVVTPVLNPFIYTLRNKEVRETLLKKCKGKETASNKTDLCQLSPYLFRGSK encoded by the coding sequence ATGAACACACACAATGAAACTCTCCCCCAGGACTTTCTCCTATTGGGCTTTCCTGGGTCCCAGATCCTTCAGCTCTctcttttcatgctttttttgGTTATGTACATCCTCACAGTTGGTGGTAACGTGGCTATATTGATATTGGTGAGTACCTCCCACCAGCtacacacccccatgtacttctttctaAGCAATCTCTCTTTCCTGGAGATTTGGTATACCACAGCTGCAGTCCCCAAAGCCCTGGCCATTCTACTGGGGAAAAGCCAAAGCATATCATTTACCAGCTGTCTTTTGCAGATGTACCTTGTTTTCTCATTGGGCTGTACAGAGTACTTCCTCCTGGCAGCCATGGCTTATGACCGTTATTTGGCCATCTGTTATCCTCTACACTATGGGACTATCATGAACAGCCTCCTCTCAATGCAGCTGGCTCTGGGCTCCTGGGTCTGTGGTTTCCTGGCTATTGCCGTTCCCACAGCCCTCATTAGCAGCCTGACCTTCTGTGGGCCCCACACTATCAACCACTTCTTTTGTGACATTGCACCTTGGATTGCTCTGGCCTGTACCAGTACACGGCCAGTGGAACTTGTAAGCTTTGTGATTGCTTTTGTGGTCATCCTAAGTTCTTGCCTTATCACCCTTGTCTCCTATGTCTacatcatcagcaccatcttcAGGATTCCCTCAGCCCAGGGCAGAAGCAAAGCCTTCTCCACGTGCTCCTCACATCTTACAGTGGTGCTCATCTGGTATGGCTCTACAATCTTCCTTCATGTCCGCACCTCCATTAAAGAGGCTTTGAATCTGACCAAAGCTGTTCATGTCTTGAACACTGTGGTAACTCCAGTTCTTAATCCCTTCATCTACACTCTTCGTAACAAGGAAGTAAGAGAAACTCTGCTaaagaaatgtaaaggaaaagaaactgctTCCAACAAAACAGACCTCTGTCAATTGTCTCCATATCTGTTCAGGGGTTCCAAgtaa
- the LOC102268708 gene encoding olfactory receptor 6F1, protein MNVANQTRVTEFIFLGFSGVLYLRLALFVMFLTVYLLSLMGNTLIIFIVLTDSRLQTPMYIFLGNLSFLEIWYTTATVPKLLATCLSQVVTISVSGCITQYYFFFSMGATECILLAVMAYDRYVAICNPLRYSFLINLQVCLWFSAGSWIGGFIAPVLPTVLVSYLHFCGSQKINHFFCDSEPIFQLSCSDTFMVEALGYTCTSVVILSSFLLTMSSYGHIVVTIIKLSSREAQKKTFSTCASHLTVVTIYYGTIIFAYVRPPAKHNFTMGKVVSVFYCVVTPLLNPLVYTLRNKDVKKAFRKVLERKRLFLARHIQEI, encoded by the coding sequence ATGAATGTGGCAAATCAAACAagagtgacagagtttatttttctgggattttctGGTGTTCTCTATCTAAGGCTTGCATTATTTGTGATGTTTCTTACTGTATATCTGCTCTCTCTCATGGGAAACACCCTCATCATCTTCATTGTTCTCACGGATTCCAGACTCCAAACACCCATGTATATTTTCTTAGGAAATTTGTCATTTCTGGAGATCTGGTACACAACAGCCACAGTGCCTAAATTGCTGGCCACTTGTCTCTCACAGGTTGTTACCATTTCCGTTTCTGGTTGTATAACCCAGTActacttttttttctctatggGGGCTACAGAGTGCATCCTGTTGGCTGTGATGGCCTATGATCGCTATGTGGCCATATGCAACCCTCTAAGATACTCATTCCTCATAAATCTTCAGGTATGCCTATGGTTTTCAGCTGGATCTTGGATTGGGGGCTTCATTGCCCCTGTTCTACCTACTGTACTTGtctcttatttacatttttgtggCTCTCAAAAGATCaatcatttcttctgtgactcAGAACCAATTTTTCAACTCTCCTGCTCAGATACATTCATGGTGGAGGCCTTGGGTTACACATGTACCTCTGTTGTGATTCTAAGTTCTTTTCTTCTCACTATGTCTTCCTATGGACACATTGTGGTCACAATTATCAAGCTATCTTCTCGAGAGGCTCAGAAGAAAACCTTCTCCACCTGCGCCTCCCACCTCACTGTGGTCACCATCTATTATGGCACCATTATTTTTGCCTATGTTCGCCCTCCAGCCAAGCACAACTTTACCATGGGTAAAGTAGTCTCAGTGTTCTACTGTGTGGTCACCCCACTTTTAAATCCTCTTGTATACACCCTAAGAAACAAAGATGTGAAGAAAGCCTTCAGAAAAGTTCTAGAAAGAAAGAGATTGTTCTTGGCCAGACATATCCAGGAGATTTGA